In Fusarium poae strain DAOMC 252244 chromosome Unknown contig_1, whole genome shotgun sequence, the following are encoded in one genomic region:
- a CDS encoding uncharacterized protein (CAZy:CE10): protein MDIVPTFGDELIATIRPSYELLSGILNRPENARAIRATKRETLSYGPHERHLLDLFTPSDSAVNPSGDGPRPIFIFLYGGGFKAGDRTIPEVEGGLAYANVGSFMADKLGYETIIMDYRTIDHGGKYPSGGDEIDMVFNWLEKRNFGKPRRDVYIMGNSAGAAHVMTWLFEPAYDESVKRLTSGQGDLKLKAAASVGGPFRWYYKDMTDTFLQSILVTYYGDEKKVDENAPTEIAHRAIESSGENVSKTRPPILVAVSEFDPEYMRRCGKEFAEIWEAAGGKVEHWILKGHNHISPVLCMGTGGEMEEAWAHEMMKRLQDLAH, encoded by the coding sequence ATGGATATCGTTCCCACTTTTGGAGACGAACTTATCGCAACCATTCGGCCGTCTTACGAATTACTCAGTGGTATACTGAACCGCCCCGAGAATGCGCGTGCAATCCGTGCGACAAAGAGAGAAACCCTGTCCTACGGGCCACATGAGCGACATCTGCTCGACTTATTCACCCCTAGTGACTCTGCTGTGAATCCTAGCGGGGACGGCCCACGCCCGATCTTTATATTTCTCTATGGTGGCGGCTTCAAGGCGGGAGATAGAACCATTCCCGAAGTTGAAGGGGGTCTTGCGTATGCCAATGTCGGATCTTTCATGGCAGACAAGCTGGGCTATGAGACTATCATCATGGACTACAGAACCATCGACCATGGAGGCAAGTATCCAAGTGGAGGAGACGAGATTGACATGGTCTTCAACTGGCTCGAAAAGCGCAACTTCGGTAAGCCACGCCGAGATGTCTACATCATGGGGAACTCGGCCGGAGCAGCGCACGTCATGACATGGCTCTTTGAACCAGCTTATGACGAATCTGTCAAGCGGCTCACCTCTGGCCAGGGCGACCTCAAACTGAAAGCGGCTGCCTCTGTCGGCGGCCCTTTCAGATGGTACTACAAGGATATGACCGACACGTTCTTGCAGAGTATACTAGTTACGTACTACGGAGACGAGAAGAAAGTGGATGAGAACGCGCCGACCGAGATTGCTCATAGAGCCATTGAGTCTTCGGGTGAGAACGTAAGCAAGACAAGACCCCCAATCTTGGTTGCTGTGAGCGAGTTTGATCCAGAATACATGCGGAGATGTGGCAAGGAATTTGCGGAAATTTGGGAGGCAGCTGGTGGAAAAGTAGAGCATTGGATACTAAAGGGTCACAACCACATCAGCCCGGTCTTATGTATGGGAACGGGAGGTGAGATGGAAGAGGCGTGGGCTCATGAGATGATGAAGCGACTTCAAGACCTAGCACACTAG
- a CDS encoding uncharacterized protein (SECRETED:SignalP(1-22)), producing MADYINISLLFWVLLGASVLYALTVPGRRGKGLPHGPPTLPIIGNLHQMPTRKAYIKFAEWAKQYGDMYSIKIGSTTTVVLSSRRLVKEILERRGAVTAGRPASYALEKLVFRGHFITIQQPDAPMYRVSKKLLHQYFGEPAIDRSHLRIINAEATQLIRDVMVDPDNFPHHAHRYANSFTMSATYGIRTPSHDTPHLVAITKITSQTASLIVPGRLPPVDIFPFLKLVPERFLGNWVTLCTDLQKASDNLYTSILGAVMERRKAKGPQDTFADICIDNKEYDFSFHELMYLTGSVLDAGTDTTSSVLITLIQMLCAYPEILKKAHAEIDMVVGEDRTPVWDDFAKLPYINQLIKETQRLRPATPIAFPHKALKDIWIDGKLVPEGATIIANITGLHSDANKFERPGEFNPDHYEGMTKLAQGYANISDEDKRDHYVYGFGRRICAGMQIAERSLFTTFSKMLWAFNISAPKDKQGRLIEMNLDPMTGYTDGTIVMAKPFQACIKVRSERKRETILREFNEAQKNIFSQFDVPTMEESISTDSEHKSAHGN from the exons ATGGCCGATTACATCAACATCTCGCTCTTGTTTTGGGTGCTCCTCGGAGCTTCGGTGCTCTACGCATTGACAGTCCCAGGTAGACGAGGTAAAGGGTTGCCTCATG GACCGCCGACTCTGCCTATCATTGGGAATCTGCACCAGATGCCCACTCGAAAGGCCTACATCAAGTTTGCCGAGTGGGCCAAGCAATATGGCGACATGTATTCGATCAAGATCGGGTCGACAACAACTGTTGTTCTCTCCAGTCGAAGACTCGTCAAAGAAATCTTGGAGAGACGAGGCGCCGTCACCGCAGGCAGACCGGCTTCCTATGCTCTTGAAAAGCTCGTTTTCAGAGGCCATTTCATCACTATCCAGCAACCGGACGCTCCTATGTACCGCGTTTCCAAAAAGTTACTACATCAATACTTTGGAGAACCCGCGATCGACAGGAGTCACCtgcgtatcatcaacgccgaaGCAACCCAGCTGATCCGAGATGTTATGGTCGATCCGGACAACTTTCCTCACCATGCCCACAGATACGCTAATAGTTTCACGATGAGTGCGA CCTATGGCATACGAACTCCAAGCCACGACACTCCTCATTTGGTGGCAATCACCAAAATCACCTCGCAAACGGCGTCTCTCATCGTCCCCGGAAGATTACCACCAGTCGATATATTCCCATTCCTCAAACTCGTGCCCGAACGCTTCCTGGGTAATTGGGTCACCCTATGTACAGATTTGCAAAAAGCAAGCGACAACCTATATACGTCTATTCTTGGAGCAGTGATGGAGCGCCGGAAAGCCAAAGGCCCGCAAGACACTTTCGCCGACATATGTATCGACAATAAGGAGTACGACTTCTCGTTTCATGAGCTCATGTACTTGACAGGATCCGTCCTGGACGCAGGGACAGACACTACTTCGTCGGTCCTGATCACACTGATCCAGATGCTCTGTGCCTATCCGGAAATTCTCAAGAAAGCCCACGCCGAGATTGATATGGTAGTTGGCGAAGACCGAACCCCGGTATGGGACGACTTCGCCAAGTTAccatacatcaaccaacTCATAAAAGAGACGCAGCGCCTCCGCCCAGCTACACCTATTGCATTCCCTCATAAAGCACTCAAAG ATATTTGGATCGACGGGAAACTGGTCCCTGAGGGGGCCACTATTATCGCCAATATCACAGGACTTCATTCAGATGCCAACAAATTTGAACGTCCTGGCGAGTTTAACCCCGACCATTACGAAGGAATGACAAAGTTGGCTCAGGGCTATGCTAATATTTCAGATGAAGATAAACGAGATCACTATGTATATGGCTTTGGACGTCGGATTTGCGCAGGGATGCAGATCGCCGAGAGATCATTATTCACTACCTTTTCCAAGATGCTCTGGGCCTTTAACATATCTGCTCCTAAAGATAAGCAAGGACGACTTATAGAAATGAACCTTGATCCGATGACGGGCTACACAGACGGCACTATCGTCATGGCTAAACCCTTTCAGGCCTGCATCAAGGTCCGGTCTGAGCGGAAAAGGGAGACAATTTTAAGGGAGTTTAACGAGGCGcagaaaaatatattttccCAATTCGATGTGCCTACGATGGAAGAGAGCATCTCAACAGACTCGGAGCATAAGAGCGCACATGGCAATTGA
- a CDS encoding uncharacterized protein (TransMembrane:2 (o344-362i392-411o)) — protein sequence MALSRPLPKCIVACRFCRDKKVKCSGTHPCANCVTHQQPCKYPEKTVRTRRQRVPQRSLEARLASVELLLTQNAQKPWSSSQVNEFSPQQPSKTTPQQQQPPPIQTPPFSHTTETVPDAMPESTVCVAETRNTASPAAGVASGPATTNSPGLTDDGSSESSDRQLVAHERTTGEPPLPPQDTPLEMIHVTSQSLSVADGDPISLDWPLVERVMESPLTADEDQENKEAEEDDHRGIMYEVVSPGLLSICSSACSDWICNRLGNQDFHASACNFSATMTRRLRLGRRLGRERAADPDYETAMKWTQAFFDESIEHAWGLVPRRAFEMRLEQHYKSPRPQIYDQNVSWYALRNIVFAIGARLALSPTRLVPSLMDAQKQSWPFFENAFSVQVDLMYMPSGIINIEIFLLMMFYCEGITSPKLSYMLLGCATRLAQSKGLHLMPAAYTHVSETEDISRKYLWWIIYVHDKTTSLITARPSMISDKDVSVGLPTMARPDTATDLALFVNTIKLAQIVSVIVKKLVGPSARRRSYSKLTDLAASLESDLRHWQAGARIEDEEIPSSGSQSSHFRVRSTMRLELKLCYYCALCALHGTSRRPWEVPPEQEAEYLAQVQEAWPKIAEASRSLITLCQPCQVNAATPTRLAIYYPLVAVTNLFINVLENPTAQSVTADVNLIDMMTGTFARLEYATSGHLNITFPRELADFARGLLSRVRDSPPDTSLSSCLPTDLEMSLAQYNFNIPLDQVCSSKDPSYSFHDWLLEGTIC from the exons ATGGCCCTATCACGACCCCTGCCCAAGTGCATCGTCGCCTGTAGATTTTGTCGCGATAAGAAAGTCAAGT GCTCCGGGACGCACCCCTGCGCAAATTGCGTC ACTCACCAGCAGCCCTGTAAATATCCCGAGAAAACTGTCAGGACCAGGCGACAGCGAGTCCCGCAACGCTCACTTGAGGCACGGCTGGCTTCAGTCGAGCTTTTACTGACGCAGAATGCCCAAAAACCATGGTCGTCGTCACAAGTCAACGAATTCAGCCCGCAACAGCCTAGTAAAACAACtccacaacaacagcaacctCCTCCCATTCAAACCCCGCCATTTTCACACACTACAGAGACTGTGCCAGATGCTATGCCAGAATCCACTGTTTGCGTAGCAGAAACACGCAATACTGCTAGTCCTGCTGCAGGCGTCGCATCAGGACCTGCAACGACCAATTCCCCCGGCTTGACTGACGATGGAAGTTCAGAAAGCTCTGATAGACAGCTGGTAGCTCACGAGAGAACCACTGGAGAGccgcctcttcctcctcaagaCACGCCCCTTGAGATGATTCATGTGACCTCGCAGAGCCTTTCAGTTGCCGACGGTGATCCGATAAGTTTGGACTGGCCCTTGGTAGAGCGAGTGATGGAATCTCCTCTTACAGCTGACGAGGACCAGGAAAACAAG GAGGCCGAGGAAGACGACCACCGCGGGATTATGTACGAGGTGGTTTCTCCAGGACTTCTTTCTATTTGTTCCTCGGCGTGCTCAGATTGGATTTGCAATCGACTGGGCAATCAGGATTTCCATGCGAGTGCCTGCAACTTCTCCGCAACCATGACCAGACGTCTGAGATTAGGTCGGCGGCTTGGAAGAGAGCGGGCAGCTGATCCAGATTATGAGACAGCGATGAAGTGGACACAAG CGTTCTTTGATGAGAGCATTGAGCATGCTTGGGGGCTGGTGCCACGCCGGGCCTTTGAGATGCGTCTTGAGCAGCATTACAAGAGTCCCCGCCCACAAATATACGATCAGAATGTCAGTTGGTATGCCCTCCGCAACATCGTTTTCGCAATAGGTGCTCGACTGGCTCTATCTCCGACACGGCTTGTCCCGAGTTTGATGGATGCTCAAAAGCAATCATGGCCGTTTTTCGAGAACGCGTTTTCGGTCCAGGTTGATCTCATGTATATGCCCTCGGGCATTATCAATATTGAAATATTTCTGTTGATG ATGTTCTATTGCGAGGGCATCACAAGTCCAAAGCTGTCATACATGCTACTGGGCTGCGCTACTAGATTAGCCCAGAGCAAGGGACTTCACCTCATGCCAGCTGCGTACACGCATGTATCGGAAACCGAGGACATTAGCAGGAAATACCTGTGGTGGATAATATATGTGCACGATAAAACCACTTCTCTGATCACAGCTCGGCCATCG ATGATCTCCGACAAGGATGTAAGCGTTGGACTACCAACAATGGCCCGCCCAGACACCGCCACCGATCTGGCTTTATtcgtcaacaccatcaaacTTGCCCAGATAGTGTCTGTGATTGTCAAAAAGCTGGTCGGCCCCagcgcaagaagaaggtcgTACAGCAAACTTACGGATCTCGCTGCGAGCTTAGAGAGCGACTTGCGGCACTGGCAAGCCGGAGCAAGAATCGAAGACGAGGAAATTCCGTCCTCCGGATCCCAGTCAAGTCACTTCCGAGTGAGATCAACAATGAGACTGGAATTGAAGCTCTGCTATTATTGTGCCTTATGTGCCCTGCACGGTACATCTCGCCGGCCATGGGAGGTTCCCCCAGAGCAGGAAGCAGAATATCTCGCACAAGTTCAGGAGGCATGGCCTAAGATTGCTGAAGCGTCTCGCTCGCTCATAACACTATGTCAGCCATGTCAAGTCAATGCCGCCACTCCAACGAG ATTGGCAATTTACTATCCACTCGTGGCGGTTACCAACCTGTTCATTAACGTCCTTGAGAACCCGACTGCGCAATCTGTCACAGCTGACGTCAATCTGATTGATATGATGACAGGGACCTTTGCTCGGCTGGAATATGCCACCAGTGGGCACCTGAACATCACTTTCCCCCGAGAGTTGGCCGATTTTGCGCGAGGTCTTTTGTCAAGAGTCAGAGACTCCCCACCAGATACTAGTCTCTCGTCGTGTTTGCCAACTGACCTAGAGATGTCTCTTGCTCAATACAACTTCAACATTCCATTGGACCAGGTATGCTCAAGCAAGGATCCTTCTTATTCCTTTCACGATTGGCTTCTTGAAGGAACCATCTGTTAA
- a CDS encoding uncharacterized protein (TransMembrane:10 (i53-76o88-105i117-135o141-161i173-194o206-228i249-282o302-323i335-354o507-526i)) — protein sequence MNQEKAAAIHLEEKSPQLDEQFDVVDERAIGGNDVSDLPPRYFVSWQIIGSSIAFALGVGVQLGGLTMISNALYAYIDPDLGPSPNSLWITTAISLTQSVALPLYGRLSDIFGRRWFFIGGNILVLAAMLIGSQAKSVNMAIAASAMSGFGGGAQVLGAIVPGELFPNKYRYLVWMGASTGLFPIVALAPGISRELCMTGPGGWRWIYRTLAIVTSISTILLFFCYHPPNFERLHKSGTRREAIKHMDWISMLIYSASTSSLVLGLTWGSGLYWVGAVPYYALNILLPQQLSLVLHVSPSVAGWASCVLSGGIVLGAIIQGVLPPHWMQKLGITIKMEMIICCIIFAVFLGAMADPNLTLAKATIFGMIASAVQSNSPLWTAYFPHWIALTSQGIFESRCVAAASLEVDQKDVGQSNGAQMSFRNMVTAVASAIFVTTLNNTIPKNVHKYVVPAIAKTGASPAITEALALAIASGNTTAIAGIHASPAAIQAGSAAMQLALVKSYQLLYYISLAFGGTITIAAFFLTSHLMQSRLTTEIPRRLQDVGKQRQSDSEAATPTSDHEK from the exons ATGAATCAAGAAAAAGCCGCTGCCATTCACCTGGAGGAGAAGTCCCCGCAGCTGGACGAGCAGTTCGATGTTGTGGACGAAAGGGCCATAGGAGGCAATGATGTCTCTGACCTCCCGCCGAGATACTTTGTTAGTTGGCAGATCATCGGTAGCTCTATT GCCTTCGCGCTAGGTGTTGGGGTGCAGCTGGGTGGTCTGACCATGATCAGCAATGCGCTCTATGCGTACATCGACCCCGATCTGG GGCCGAGCCCCAATTCCCTATGGATCACCACGGCGATATCTCTAACTCAGAGTGTTGCTTTGCCGTTGTACGGTCGACTTTCGGATATATTCGGTAGACGATGGTTCTTCATTGGCGGCAATATCTTGGTTCTGGCTGCAATGTTGATCGGGTCCCAAGCCAAGAGTGTCAACATGGCAATTGCCGCG AGTGCCATGAGTGGCTTTGGAGGAGGGGCTCAGGTTCTCGGTGCTATCGTTCCTGGAGAACTCTTTCCCAATAAATATCGATATCTGGTCTGGATGGGTGCAAGTACTGGACTATTCCCGATTGTGGCATTGGCACCTGGAATCT CTAGAGAATTATGTATGACCGGTCCAGGCGGCTGGCGGTGGATTTATCGCACGCTTGCCATCGTCACTAGCATCAGCACaattcttctcttcttctgttATCATCCCCCGAATTTCGAAAGACTTCACAAATCTGGCACTAGGCGTGAAGCAATCAAGCATATGGACTGGATCTCTATGCTCATCTACTCTGCCAGTACATCGTCGCTCGTACTGGGGCTGACATGGGGTAGTGGACTCTACT GGGTTGGTGCGGTTCCCTATTACGCTCTGAATATTCTCCTACCTCAACAGTTGAGCCTGGTGCTCCATGTCTCACCATCTGTCGCAGGGTGGGCATCG TGTGTTCTATCTGGAGGTATCGTCCTCGGAGCCATTATCCAGGGAGTTTTGCCTCCCCATTGGATGCAGAAGCTCGGTATCACGATCAAAATGGAAATGATCATCTGCTGTATCATCTTCGCAGTTTTCCTCGGTGCAATGGCTGATCCAAACTTGACGCTTGCTAAAGCAACTATCTTCGGCATGATAGCATCA gcggtccagtccaacaGCCCACtatggaccgcctatttcccACACTGGATAGCATTGACATCTCAAGGGATATTCGAGTCGCGATGCGTCGCTGCTGCCTCTCTCGAGGTCGATCAAAAGGATGTTGGACAATCGAACGGAGCGCAGATGAGCTTTCGTAACATGGTAACGGCTGTTGCAA GCGCTATATTTGTCACCACG CTTAACAACACGATCCCTAAGAATGTGCATAAGTACGTGGTTCCGGCAATAGCTAAGACGGGTGCATCTCCAGCCATTACCGAGGCGCTGGCGCTGGCTATCGCAAGCGGCAATACAACTGCAATCGCCGGAATCCACGCTTCACCAGCTGCCATTCAAGCAGGCAGTGCAGCAATGCAGCTTGCCCTGGTCAAGTCCTATCAGTTATTGTACTATATCAGCTTGGCCTTTGGAGGTACCATCACCATCGCGGCATTTTTTCTCACCTCTCACCTTATGCAGAGCAGGCTTACTACCGAGATCCCACGGCGCCTGCAAGATGTAGGTAAGCAGCGCCAGTCGGACTCTGAAGCTGCGACTCCCACTTCGGATCACGAGAAGTAG